The following is a genomic window from Spirochaetota bacterium.
GCTTGATCACGTACCCGTACGCCTGGCTGTGGATCGCGCGGCGTATGCTGGGAAGGTCGCTGTGCGTACTCAGGAACACGACGGGCACGTCCGTCTGTTCGCGCATCTGCTCCGCGGTCTCTATGCCGTCGATCGCCCCCTGCAGCTCGATATCCATGATGACCAGGTCGGGGCGCGCCTCCATAAGCACGCGCAGCGCCTCCTCGCCGGAGAGCGCGTTCCCCGCGATCGTGTAATCCAGATCCCGCAGTATGCGCGCGTACTCCCCCGCGGCCAGATTTTCGTCCTCTACTATTAGGATTCTCGCTCCGGGCATTTTCAGTATTTAACAGGCACCTGAGATTTGCACTCTGAGAATACGTCACGGGACGTCGAAAGTCAATAGAATTTGACAGCGAAAATGATTTGACGGATACTCCCCGTGTGCGAGGCTTTCCCGCTGCCGGGCCGGTAACCAGGATGAGCGATACCATACACGACATAGTTCAGAACAAGAAGGCGCGCTTCGAATACGAGATACTCGAGACCTTCGAGGCGGGGATCGTGCTCGTGGGCACGGAGGTGAAATCCGTCCGCCAGAAAAAGGTGAGCATCAACGAAGCCTACGCGCGCATATGGAAGGGCGAGGCCTACCTCACCGGCATGAACATCTCCGCCTACGAGATGGGCAACCGGTTCAACCACGAGCCCGTCAGGGACCGCAAGCTCCTCCTGCATACCCGCGAGATCAGGCG
Proteins encoded in this region:
- the smpB gene encoding SsrA-binding protein SmpB, with protein sequence MSDTIHDIVQNKKARFEYEILETFEAGIVLVGTEVKSVRQKKVSINEAYARIWKGEAYLTGMNISAYEMGNRFNHEPVRDRKLLLHTREIRRLTGKLQERGYTMVPLKLYFKNGKVKVLLGLAKGKAQYDKRSTIKTREANRELQREIKKHR